DNA from Gephyromycinifex aptenodytis:
AGCAGCAGCGAGCCCGCCTCCGGGTTTCCGACCCTGTACGCCGCCGACTCCGACCTGTGGGCATGGTCGGGGAACGAGGGCTACGACGAGGCTCTGCTGAGCGCCGTCCCCCACACCACCCCCCAAGAACTGCTTACCCAGCTGGAGTCCCTACCCGGTTCCGGGGACTACATCCTGCGCACCGGGGAGCAGGAGAAGGCCGAACGGGTTTCCCAGACCGACGCCGGCACTGGAGTGATTGTGGGGCTCATGCTCGGCTTCGCCGCCGTCTCGGTGCTGGTCAGCGCCATCGTCATCGCCAACACCTTCTCGATCCTGCTCGCCCAGCGGGTGCGCGAACTTGCCCTGCTGCGCTGCGTGGGGGCCAGCCGCCGCCAGGTGTTCGGCTCGGTCCTGCGAGAAGCGATGCTGCTGGCGGTCATCGCCTCCGTCATCGGTTTAGGGCTGGGGCTGGGCATCGTGGCCGGCCTGTCCGCCCTTTCGAAGGGCACCTCGATGGAGTTGGCCGGGCTGAGCCTGGACCCGGTGACCCTCCTGGCGCCGCCCCTGGTCGGCGTCTTGGTCACCGGAGTGGCCGCGTTCGCGCCTGCTCGACGCGCCACCAGGGTGGCGCCTTTGGCGGCGATGCGCCCGCTGTCCACGCCCAGCTCGACCACCACCACTGGGCGGCTACGGATCCTCATCGGGCTTGCTTTGGCGCTGGCCGGGACGGCGGGCCTCGTCGCCGCTTCACGGGACCCGAACCTGCCCCTGGGCCTGGCCACCGGAGCGATCTCCGTCGTCGGGGTACTGATGCTTGCGGTGGTGCTGGTGCCCGCGATGGCCCGCCTGCTCACACCGGTTGCCGCCCGCCTGGGCGGACTGCCCGGGCAACTCGCGGTCGACAACTCGCGCCGCAACCCGGCTCGGGCCGCTGCCACCGCCTCCGCACTGTTCGTCGGGGTCACCCTCATCACCTTGATGAGCGTCGGTGCTGCCAGTGGGCAGGAGAGCGTGGCTCGCCAGCTCGATCGGCGCGCCCCGGTCGATGTGGTGCTCACCTCCAACCAGGCGAGCCTGCCTGCTTCGGCGGCCGAGGTCGTCGCGGCGCTGCCCCCGGTCGCGGCGGCGGTTCCGGTGACTCAGGGGTCAGCCACGATTGTGCTACCCGGTGGACAGGAGACGCTCTCGCTGGTGGGGGTCGGGCCGACGGCCCACCTTGCTTACCGCGACCAGAAGACCCTGGCCGGGGTAAGCGATCGCAGCATCATCCTGGACCCGCAGTTC
Protein-coding regions in this window:
- a CDS encoding ABC transporter permease, with the translated sequence MFAYPRRLLATALAIVLGVAFVTAALALGATLSATIEEQAAGTIGDAAVVVTRSQNSDSPQISVPYLESLKAQPRVAQVRATQSTLLVQDLGGRTSMLRGRSVPAGAQLSRGRLPAGPGEVAIDQVLAEARSANVGATITLASPGASARALVVGIVEPSSSEPASGFPTLYAADSDLWAWSGNEGYDEALLSAVPHTTPQELLTQLESLPGSGDYILRTGEQEKAERVSQTDAGTGVIVGLMLGFAAVSVLVSAIVIANTFSILLAQRVRELALLRCVGASRRQVFGSVLREAMLLAVIASVIGLGLGLGIVAGLSALSKGTSMELAGLSLDPVTLLAPPLVGVLVTGVAAFAPARRATRVAPLAAMRPLSTPSSTTTTGRLRILIGLALALAGTAGLVAASRDPNLPLGLATGAISVVGVLMLAVVLVPAMARLLTPVAARLGGLPGQLAVDNSRRNPARAAATASALFVGVTLITLMSVGAASGQESVARQLDRRAPVDVVLTSNQASLPASAAEVVAALPPVAAAVPVTQGSATIVLPGGQETLSLVGVGPTAHLAYRDQKTLAGVSDRSIILDPQFGAAEGSTVAVQSRSGAPIRLRVLHGKKGMAVVSTGTLARLDPSASTTVWAKLRPEADPTRAIEQIREALAAHPGLEVDGGALQRAALNAQVRIVLYVVTGLLAVAVLIALVGVGNTLSLSVLERTRENGLLRALGMTRRQVRSMLGIEAVALAGIGTLLGIALGIGYGLAGAYALLGAEVQIVPQVPWTRLGLVASVAIAAAWLASVLPGRRAAAVSPGAALASE